Part of the Fibrobacter sp. genome, CGAATATGCGCATTCCAAAACGGGAATCGACATCCACCCGGGCGCATCTATCGGCAAGTACTTCTTTATCGATCACGGTACAGGAATCGTGATTGGCGAAACCGCCGTCATCGGCAAGAACGTGAAGATTTACCAGGGCGTCACTCTGGGCGCACTTTCAACAAGAGGCGGCCAGCGACTCTCCGGCAAAAAACGCCACCCGACTATTCGAGACAACGTGACGATTTATGCGGGTGCATCCATTCTCGGCGGCGAAACCGTCATCGGCGAAAATGCGGTCATCGGCGGCAACACCTTCATCACCAGTTCCATCGACGCCAACACGCGCGTGAGCATGAAGAACCCCGAAATGGATTTCCGTACGGCAAGTAACCAGCACAAGACTACTGAAGTCCAGCCCAGCGAGGAGTGGTTCTACATTATTTAAGTTAGCGACTACTCGCAGGTAAATCCCTGCAGTTCAAGCCCCGCGCGCATCTCGCCGTAAGTCGAGGTGCGTTTCATGTCCATGGCCTTCATGAATCGGCAATCGTTGTCGATGTGCATCTGGAAACCCGTCATGGTCGGAGTCACTTCGCCCTTGCCGCTCGCACGGATATGCGCCATCATCTGTTCGCGCTTGCTGCTCATCTCGGGCGGTACGAACACGTCCGTCACGATATCGACATTCTCGATTTCATAATCGCCGAACACGAAAGAAATCTTCACGAGATTCTGGAGGCCGTTGAACTGCCCGTTGACTTTACAGACAAGATTCTTGTGCGGATTTTTCTTCGGCTTTTTATTTGCGTTCACATTCTTCTTGGGCGTGTACTGCAATGCGGAAAGAAGCTCTCCTTCCTTCACGGCGCCAACGAGGCGGTTGACAATCTGCCCATTCTTTATAAGGAAAAATGTCGGGAAAGCCTGGATAGGGAGCGAAGCCTTGACTTTTTCAATACCCGGTTCATCGATGCCCACGGAAGCCACCTTGATATCAGGGTAGTTTTTCGCAATGCCAATGAGCGTCGGAATCATGATGAGGCAAGGCGGGCAACTCGTAGAAGAAATTTCCAGAATGACCGGCTTTTTGGACTTGAGGATTTCTCGCTCGAAATTGTTGTCGTTGATCTTGACGATTTTGATATCTTCGTCCGCATCCTTGGCGCTTGCATACGTAAAACCGCCTGCGACGAAAACCACGGCCATTGCGAATGCCGCGACACACTTGACAAAACTTTTTTCGTAGAACTTCATCTTGCCTTCCTTGTTTCTCTATCGTAAAATAGCAAAACAAGGAGGGGATTTACAATGCCGCAGCCATGCGGGCCAGCGAAGTTCACCTTATTCCGCGCGTTCGCACTTGGAAAGGTAATTCTGCAACTCTTCCACGTAGCGCTCGCCCACCAGGCCGAGCAGCATATTGCGCTTGGAGATGTAACCGATTTCCATCACGCGGTGCGCCTCGGCACTCTTGTCCTTGAAGGGCACAGCCAAGTAATCGCTGCCATTCAGCTCTTCGCAGATAATGCCCGAGCAGAGCGTGTAGCCGTTGAGGCCAATCATCAGGTTCAGCATGGTCGCGCGGTCGTTCGCCTTGATGGTGCGGTTGTATTCGCTCGTGCTCAAGATTTCTTCGGCAAAGTAGAACGAGCTGTTGTCGCCCTGCTCGAAGGAAAGGCACGGGTAATCAGCCAGTTGCTCGAACGTGATGAACGGCTGGTTCGCGAGCGGGTGGCCCTTCCACAGGTAAACGTAGGCCTTGCATTCAATGAGCTTGTGGAACGCGAGGTCGCGCGCGTTGAGCAGGCTCTGGATGACCTTGCGGTTGAAATCGCTCAAGTAGAGGATGCCGATATCGCTCTTGAACGAGGCGACGTCCTCGATGACTTCCCTGGTACGCGTTTCGCGGATGGCGAACTCATATTTTTCGGTGTCGAACTTCTTGACGGTTTCGACGAAGCTCTTGACCGCGAAGGAGTAGTGCTGCGTAGAGACGGCGAACTTCTTTTTGCGCTTGCCGATCTTGCCGTACTTGTCGAGCACGATTTCGTAATGATGGTACAGCTCGCGTGCGTACGCGATAAATTCCTCGCCCTCGTTCGTGAGGGTTACACCGCGGCTCGTGCGATTGAAGATGAGGATGTTCATCTCCTCTTCGAGGTCGCGGATGGCGGCCGTGAGAGACGGCTGCGAGATATAGAGCTTTTCGGCGGCCTTGTTGAAGGAGCCCGTTTCTGCGATTCCGATGGCGTAACGTAGTTGCTGTAGAGTCATTTGATACCGCCTTGTTGCTGCACTAAAACCTTTACGTATTCAATTGTACCGCTTGAACTGACACGATAAAATTTCCGCGTTTCAATTTCCTACATGTTTGATAGGGAAAATATAGTATAAAGGCGTTTTGTTATCAAGTGGTTTATTATAGAAATATCCTATAACAGGCTATTATCGCTCTACTATTCCCATCTCAAGCGCATTATGCTATTTTGCAAGGCGTACGGAGGCTATAAATGAACTATTTGATTGTACCCGGATTGAACAATTCCGGCCCTAAACACTGGCAGAGTTTTTGGGCCAAGAGTTTGCCGAATGCGGTCCGCGTCGAGCAGCGCGACTGGGCCAACCAGCAAAAAGAGGAATGGATCGAGACGCTTGACAAGGCCGTTGCGCAGCTCGGTTCCGACACGATTATCGTCGCTCACAGTTTGGGCGTCGCCACGACCGTCCTGTGGCTTGCGAAAAAATTTGCAGAAAAGAACGTACCCGCACACATCAAGGGAGCTTTCCTGGTTTCGCCGAGCGATGTGGACAACATAGAAGTCATCCATTCATTCGCGCCGATGCCGCTCGTAAAGTTGCCGGTGCCGGCCGCCGTGGTGGCAAGCGACAACGACGAATTCGTCACGATAGAGCGCTCGGAATTTTTCGCCGACGCATGGGGCGCACACCTGTTCAGGGCGGGCGCGCTTGGGCACATCAATTCCGATTCTGATTTGAAGGAATGGGAACAGGGCCGCGCGTTTTTGGCGGAATTCGAAAAGAGTATTTAGTTTATACGAGATGCAATGTTAAAAAAAAGGCGCTGAAAAAGCGCTTTTTTCATGCATTTTCACGCGATAAGGTGCGCCGGACTTACAGCCCGCAATTCCAGTTCTTGCCGTCAGGAATCTTGCCTTCGCTTTCGGGCGTATTGCGGACAAACTGATCCAGCTTAACGTTGTCCAGGTAATCGCGAATCATGGTGTCGAGTTCCTTCCAGACCGGGAGCGTCACGCACGACTTTGCTCGGGAGCACTTGTTGACCTCGTCGTCGAGGCACGATACCGGCGCGACAGAAGTTTCCATGAGCGAAAGAATCTGCCACACGCTGCAGTCTTCGGGCCTTACGTTCAGGCGGTAGCCGCCGCCTTTTCCGCGGACACCCTCGAGTAGTTTGCCGCGCACGAGCGCCCCGAGAATGCCTTCGAGATACTTCTCCGAAATCTGCTGACGGGCAGAAAGCTCCTGCAATTTGACGAACCCGTCCTTGCCGTTACGGGCCAAGTCGATCATCACACGCAACGCATATCTGCCTTTTGTAGAAATTCGCATTAGTTCCTCGCTGCCCCAAATATAAAATGTTTCGCTACTGCACGTTGCCCGCTATAAGATTTTGCGATAGGCTTCCACGAGTTTTTCGAAAGAGACGGCGCAGTTCGCGGGCGATGTGGACGGGAGCTTTTCGGCATCGATGCCGACATCTTGCGCGCAGTACTTCTGGAACAGTTTGTGGGCGGTGGCCCCGGTGCAGAAGATGCGCTCCACATGCGTCGCCTGCACGAGTTCGCTTATTTTATTCGGAACGACATCCTCGATGCTCGTATCGGAGGCGCCCACGATGGTGCAGCTTTCCAGCACGTCCCAGAGGGCGATGTGATGTTTCTTGAGCATGGCCTTTTTCTGCGGGATGGTTTCGGGAACGGCCTCGCCGAGGACAGCAGCAAGCACCTTCCAAAAGCGGTTCTGCGGATGCCCGTAATAGAACCCCTGCTCGCGGGACTTGGGCGAGGGAATCGAACCCAGCAACAGCACCCGCGAATCGCGGTCGTAAAGCGCGGGGAATTCGTGCGTCACCAACGTGCGGGAATTTTTGGAAGACATAACTACCCTAGTTCTTTGATGAACTCAGGAGCAAAGTCTACACCATTGCCCCACACGACTGTGTTAGCTTGAACTTTGAAATCCTTGAACAAGTCTAGATTCGAAAGTTGTTGCACAACTGGCCGGTGATCGCTTTTAACGACGCCCTCAAAATCAGCGATACAACGACACCCGTCATCGAATACGACGGATATCTTGTAATCACCAATATATTTTGCGTCAATCACATGAAGCATCGATTTCAAACCAAAGGCGCTATCTTTTTATATTCTCCAGTTTGCGTCAGAGAGTTCCAATTATCCATAAGATCCTGCCTGTGAAGACTAGCCCATTCGACAACAAGCCCTCTCACACGAGCAGGAAGGTTCCCTTCCAACATCTCTAATGTAGATAATTCGAACACACCTTCCAAGTCATTATAAATTGCATGAAAGTGAGGAGGCATGTGGTCGTTGAAATACATCTGAATGATGATGCCTAAGAAACGGCACAATTCCGGCATTTTTTACTCCTTTCCCGCAGACAAGCATAAAACAGCGGGTCTTTTTCATTTGTCAATCTTTTGCTCGTGTGAGCACTATTGAATATAATAACATTTTCTCGTTTTTTCACATTGTTTTTTAAAATTTTACCTCGCTAGACTTTTTCTATCTTTTCCCACATGGATAGAGCACGCCGTCGCAAATTCGGCCAGAACTTTCTGGATGTACCTACCGCGCAGATGATTGCGGGAGACTTGCCTGCAGAAGCGGGCGAGCACGTTCTGGAAATCGGCCCCGGCCACGGCGCCCTCACGGAGCACCTGCTCGACCGCGCCGTGGAACTCACTGCCGTCGAAATCGACGAGCAGTGCGTCGAATTTTTGCAAGAAAAATTCCGGGGCCGCGAGAACTTCCATATCGTAAACATCGACTTTCTCAAGTTCGACCTGCAGGCTTTCCTCGACGCACACGAAAAACCGTGGGTTACAGGAAACCTCCCCTACAACGTGTCGACCGCGATTATCGCAGGGCTCATGCCGCGCCTCCACCTCACGAAAGGGTTCATGGGCATGGTACAGCTGGAAGTCGCCGAACGCATCTGCGCCGCACCCTGCAGCAGCAATTACGGTAGTTTGTCTGTACTCGTGTCCGCATTCGCCGACACGCAAATTCTCCGCAAGATCGGACCCGAGCACTTTACGCCGCGCCCGAACGTAGACAGCGCCACGATGCTCCTCACTCCCAAGGAATGCCCGCTCGCTGCTCCCGAAGGCTACTTCGACTTCGTGCGCGCCGCCTTCACGCAAAAGCGCAAGACGCTCGCCAATTCGTTTGGCCGCGCCTACGACAAAAAGAAAATCCAGGAAGCCATCGAGCTCCTGGACTACCCCACTACGGTCCGCGCCGAAGAACTCTCTCCGGCACAGTTCCTGGAATTCTACAAAGTAATCGTCGGGTAAACGCGTCCCTATACGGGGTCATTTACCGGCTTACTATAATCGCGCTCGCCGAAGAGAGCCGTGCCCACGCGAATCATCGTAGACCCCTCTTCAATCGCGACTTCCAGATCGCCCGTCATGCCCATGGAAAGCTGATCGAAGTGGGCAAACGCGCCGCCCTTCGCGAGGAACTTCTGCTGCAGGGCGCGTAGGAACGCGAAGCATTCGCGGCTGTCTTCTGCGACACCCGTGTTCTTGCCAATCGTCATGAGTCCGCGGAAACGCAAGTGCGGGAACGCCGTTTCGCCACGGGCCGCGAGCGATTCGAGGAAAGCCTCGGCTTCGTGCACGTCCAAACCGCTCTTCGTTTCTTCTTCGCCGGCATTCACCTGGAAAAGGATATCGAGAATCTTGCCCGCACCATTTTCGCCGGGGAGTGCCGCGCAGACTTTTTCCAGTTTTTCTACGGCCTCGATGCTCGCGATGGAATGTATGCAGTCGGCAACGATGGCCGCCTTCTTGAGCTTGTTGCTCTGCACGGGGCCAATCACGTGACAACGCACACGGCTCCCGTCCTTCGCCATGCGCGGTTCGCTGAACTTGAGTTCCGCTTCTTGCACGCGGTTCTCACCAAAGTCGGTAGCGCCAAGCGCGATAGCGTTCTCCACGGCTTCTGCCGGGTGGAACTTGCTCACCCAAACGAGCTTCACCGATTCACGGCTACGGCCCGCAATCTTGCAGGCTTCACCAATCCTTGCTTCGAGAGCTGCAAGGTGCTCGCGCATTTCTTCGAGAGTGAATTCCATTTTACGCCTCTAATTTTCCAACGCTCAAATATATAAAACGAGTTATCGTCTAGCAAGAAAAAGGCCCAGTAAAACAATGAGATAGCAAGCCAAGAAAATAAAGGACGGTAAACCAAGAATCCCCACCATTTCCCATTCCCACTTGATAGACAACCAAATAGCGCAGCCCAATATATACAGCCATCCTGGAATAAACGGAACAAACGAAATCTTGGCAATGGTAAAGAAATCATGCGGCGTGCGCCAAAGTTTTCTATAGACGCACACAAAAGGGGCGCACAAAGCGAATGGAATAAAAGGCCAAAACACTGCAGAAAGAATCCACGCCCGTTTATCCGGACCCGTACCATAATCTACATAAAAACCCAAAGCAATCGCTGCCACAGTTAAAATTGTCGGCAAAAGAAAAAGAACAGTTTCTGCAATCACAAAAAAGAGAACATCTCTTTTTTCAAGCGTATATAGCGGCTTATCTTTCGACATATATTTTGTCCGTCAAGTTCTTTTTTCAAAAAATCCCCGGAACAGAACGCACCGGGGATGAATTGTTCAAAATGGACCCTATCACGCTTCGCGCTCCAGGGTGACACTCAGGCAACCTACTTCTTCGCCTTCTTCGGCTTCACGAACAAAATTTTCACGATTTCGTCGATGTGCTTGTGCGTGTAGATCTTGAGGCCCTTCTTCGCAGGTGCCGGGAGCTCGTCCACGTCCTTCTTGTTCTGCGCAGGCAGGCGAAGCGTCTTCACGCCGGCCTGGAGCGCGGCAAGCGCCTTCTCGTTAAGCCCGCCAATCGCAAGGCATGCACCCGTAAGGCTCACCTCGCCGGTAAACGCGATGTCCGGCGGCACCGGGATTCTCGTAAACGCAGAGAGCAGGCAAAGCGTGAGGGCGATACCCGCAGAGGGGCCGTCCTTCGGCACAGCGCCTTCGGGCACGTGGATATGGATGTCCGTCTTTTTCACAATCGCGGGGTCAATGCCAAACAAGTGCAGGCGTTCGCGCACCAGGCTTACCGCAATCTGGGCAGATTCCTTCATCACGTCGCCGAGCTTTCCGGTCATGATGATCGAGCCCTTTCCACTCAAGAGCATGCACTCGATGGGGAGAATCTCGCCGCCAACGCTCGTCCATGCAAGTCCGGTCACCACGCCGGGGCGGCCGGGAGCCGGCAGCTGGCTGTCGAGAAATCTCGGGGCGCCGAGGTATTCCTGCAACTGTTTCTCGGTAACGGCGGGCTTGATTTTCCTGCCCATCACGATTTCCTTCGCACGGTGGCGAACCACGTTCTCGAGAGTGCGTTCCAGTTCGCGCACGCCCGCCTCGCGGGTCCATCCACGCATCACCTCGTTGATGATGCCATCATCGAACGAAACCTGCTCGACATTCTTCACGCCGGTGCGTTCGCAAATGCGCGGCACCAGGTAATTGCTCGCAATCTGCAGCTTTTCGTGCGGGTAGTAACCGGGCAGGCGCACGATTTCAAGACGGTCGCGCAGCGCTTCCGGAATTTCGCTCTCGCTGTTCGCCGTCGCGATGAACAGCACGCGAGAAAGGTCGAGGCCCACTTCCATGAAGTGGTCGGTAAAGTCATGGTTCTGTTCCGGGTCAAGCACCTCGAGCATCGCGCTCGCCGGGTCGCCACGGAAGTCGCTCGCCATCTTGTCGATTTCGTCGAGCAAAATAATCGGGTTCATGCACTTGGCACGGCGCAACGCCTGAATAAAGCGCCCAGGCATCGCTCCGATGTAGGTGCGACGGTGCCCGCGGATTTCGGCCTCGTCACGCACGCCGCCAAGCGTAATGCGGACAAAGTTCCTCTGCATCGCATTCGCAATCGATTCCACGAGGGTCGTCTTTCCGACACCCGGAGGGCCAACGAGGCACAGGATGGGCGAACGCCTCTCGGTTCCCGTAAGCTTCAGGACCGCGATGTATTCCATGATGCGTTCCTTCACCTTGTCGAGCCCGAAATGCTTGGAATCGAGTTCACCCTTTACCTTCTTCATGTTGAGAACGGTGTCGGTGTACACGCCGTAAGGCATCGCCAGGAACCAGTCAATGTAATTGCGGCTCACCGCATATTCCGGCGACGTCGGCTGCATGAGCCTCATGCGCCCAATTTCGTCTTCGAGTTTTTCTTCGATGGCCTGGCTGAAATTCTTCGCCTTGATTTTCTTGAGCAGCTGGTCCGGCTCCGAAGTGCCGACCCCGTCGCCCTCAAGTTCATCTTGCAGCTGGCGGATCTGTTCGGTGATGAACCATTCCTTCTGCTGCTGCGCCATCTTCTGGCGCACATTCTGCTGCACGCGCACGAGCACGTTCTCGTTGTCTTCCGAGACGTCCATCAGCGCAAGGAGCTTCGCCGACATCTCGTCGAGCGAGGCCACTTCCAAAAAGCTCTGCTTCTCGGCAAGCGACACCTGCAAAAACGGAATCATCCCGTAATAGGCGTTCAGCTGGTTTTCCATGCCGAAGAAGGCGTCAACCATGCCCTCGGCGATATTCCTCTTTGTCGCATACTCGCGGAAGCGCGTGAGCACATCGTCGAAAAGGGCAGTCTTGTCCTTCCCGTCAATGCGCTGCTTGCGGGGGGAAACCGTCACGTTCAGGAACCCGTCCGCCATCAAGATGGAGCGCAGGTCCACGACCTCCTCGCCTTCCAGCACGACCTTCACGCAGCCGTTCGGGAACGGCATCACGTTCGACACGTGCGCCATCACGCCCACCGAATACAGGTCGAGCATCGGGTTCTTCAATTCTTCTTCGGACACGTCCCTCTGGGCGACAAGGACAATCTCGTTGTTGTGGCTCTCCGCATACTCCAGCGCGCGCAAAGACATGTCGCGCCCCACCAGAATGCGGCGGGTCGTGCTCGGGAATACGACAGCATCCCTCAGCGGGAGCAACGGAAACGTTTTAGAATAGTCAAAACTCATACGCAATAAAGATAGAAAACACTAAGTGCGGCCCGAAACAGGCCGCACCGCAAAATAAATTCGTGGGCGTCTAACTATGCGACGTTACGCTTCTTTTTCGCAGGTTTCTTGCCGGCGACAGTGATAGGCTTGAGCCCGTTCTTCACCATTTCGGCGGTAATCACGAGCTGCTTCACGTCGGAACCGGGCATCGTGAACATGGCCTGCTGCAGGGTCTTCTCCATCACGGAGCGGAGCCCGCGGGCGCCAGTCTTTCTGCTCATGGTCTCGCGCACGATTTCTTTCAGGGCGTCATCGGTAAATTCGAGATCGATTCCGTCCATCTTGAAGAGGCTCTTGAACTGCTTCACGAGCGCGTTCTTCGGCTGCGTGAGGATGTTCAGGAGCGCCGCCTCGTCGAGTTCCTCGAGCGCGACCGCAATCGGCAAACGCCCGACGATTTCGGGAATGAGACCGAACTTGATGAGGTCATCGGGTTCGAGCTGCTTGAACAGTTCGCTCAGGGAGTTGTCGGATTCGCTGCGGATGTCGGCGCCGAAACCCATGCCGCCCTTGTTCACGCGCTGGGCGATAATCTTGTCGAGCGTCTCGAAGGCGCCACCGCAAATGAACAGGATGTTCTTCGTGTTCACCTGCACCAGAGCCTGCTCCGGATGCTTGCGTCCGCCCTTCGGGGGCACGGCCGCCACAGTACCTTCCAGAATCTTCAGGAGGCCCTGCTGCACACCTTCGCCGCTCACGTCACGCGTGATGGAAGGGTTCGCCGTCTTGCGCGCGATCTTGTCGATTTCGTCGATGAAGATGATGCCACGTTCGGCCTTGGCCACATCGTAGTCGGCGGCCTGCAACAGGCGCACGATGATGTTTTCCACGTCTTCGCCCACGTAGCCCGCCTCGGTAAGCACCGTCGCGTCGGCGATAGTGAACGGGACATCGAGGAAGCGCGCCATCGTCTGCGCGAGGAGAGTCTTGCCCGAACCGGTGGGGCCCACCAGCAGCAGGTTGGACTTCTCGACTTCCACGTCGTCCTTGGAGTCCGCATGGGCCTGCTTGTAACGCAAGCGCTTGTAGTGGTTGTAGACAGCGACAGAGAGGGCCGTCTTCGCCTGGTCCTGGCCAATCACGAACTCGTCGAGATGGGCCTTGATTTCGGTCGGGAGCGGAAGCGGCTTCTGCGAAGCGGCCTCGGCGGCGGCCTTCGCCTGCATGGAGCGGGACTTGTCCTCTTCGATAATGCGGTAGCACATCGCCACGCAGTCGCTGCAAATCTGGACGCCTGCGCCAGTAATCATCTTCTCGACACGTTCCGCGGGCTTGCCGCAGAAACTGCATGTCACAGTCGGATGGTTTTTCCCGCTACGATACATTAAATTCCCTCTTTACGCGGAACAAAGATTTCGTCAATCACGCCGAACGCCTTGGCGTCTTCCGGACCCATGTAGAAATCGCGGTCAGTCTTCTCGCGCACTTCGTCGATAGGCTTGCCCGTGTGCTTCGCGACAATCTCGGCAAGCGTGTCCTTGGTGCGGATGATTTCCTTCGCGGTAATCTGGATGTCGGTGGACTGCCCGGTGGCAGCGCCCGAGGGCTGGTGCAGCATGATGCGGGAATGCGGGAGCGCATAGCGCTTGCCCTTGGTACCCGCGGCGAGGAGCACGGCCGCCATCGAGGCGCAGTTGCCGATGCAGATGGTCGCGATGTTCGGGCGAACATGCTGCATGGTATCGTAAATGGCAAGACCTGCCGACACGTAACCACCGGGGCTGTTGATGTACAGCGTGATATCCTTTTCCGGGTTCTCGTACTCAAGGAAAATCAACTGGGCCATGACGTTGTTCGCCACTTCGTCGTTGATGGGCGTGCCCAAGAAGATGATGCGTTCCTTGAGGAGACGGGAATAGATATCATAGGCGCGTTCACCGCGTCCGGTGGTCTCAATGACGGTAGGGATGATCATTCAGTTAACCTCTTACTTGGATTCTTCAGCAGCCGGACGGATACCCACGATGAAGTCGGCAGCCATCTGAACGCGGAGTTCGTCGCGGAGCTGGTTGATACGGCCGCTCTGACGGAAATGACCCTTGAGGGTTTCGAAATCCACGTGGTAGGCGTTGGCCATCTGCTTCAGGCGTTCGTCCACCTGAGCCTGGGTAGCCTTGAGCTTTTCCTTGGTGGCGACGAAGTCGAGAATGCGGTGCTTCTTGATCTCGCGGATGGCCTCGGGGCCGAGTTCCTTGAGCTGTTCCTCGGTCGGTTCCACCACGTCCTTCTCGCTCTGGGCGTTGCGGTTCATGGACCACTTGATGAGGTCGTACACGCGGGCGTTCGGCACGTCGAACGGGTTGCTTTCGATGAGCTTGTCGATGGCTTCGTTGACGGCCTTGGTCTTGGCGGCGTCAATCTTCTGGTTGGCGAGGCTTTCGGCGAGGTTGTTCTTGAGTTCTTCAACATCCTTCACGCCGATCTGCTTGCAGAATTCTTCGTCGAAGGTGGGCGGAACGACTTCGCGCACGTCCGTGATTTCCACGTTGAACTGGGCGGTCTTGCCGCGGTAACGTTCGTCCTTGTGGTCATCGGGGTACTTGAAGTTGATTTCCTTCTTTTCGCCGGCCTTGACGCCCATGAGGCCCTGGTCAAATCCCGGGCTGGCGGATTCGCCGAGCAGGCTGCGGAATTCCTTGTTTTCGGGGAGTTCCTGCTTTTCGCCGTCAATCACGACTTCGATGTAGTTGCCCACGACGACGTCGCCCTTCTTGGCTTCGCGGTCGACGTGTTCGTCCTTGCTCCACATCTGGGAAAGGCGGTCGAACTCGGCCTGGACTTCTTCTTCGTGCACGGCGGTGTCGGGGACGGTGATGCCCGTGTCGGCATAGCCCTTGATATCAATTTCGGGGTCGACTTCGACTTCGACAGTCATGCTGATGCCGTTTTCCTTGTCTTCCTTGAACTCGGTCACCTTGAGCTGGCCAACGGGGATGATGTTCGCCTTCTTGAGCTCTTCGCCGATAACCTTGTCGACGGTCTCGTTCACGACTTCGTGACGGATGGCGTCGCCGAACTGCTTCAAGACCATGGCCTTCGGAACCATGCCCTGGCGGAAGCCCTTGAGGGCAACCTGCTTCTTGTACTGGGCGAGCTTCTTCTCGAACGGTGCGGCGAGATCGGCTTCGGGGATGGTTACGGAGAGGGTGCGCAGGGTGGCGCTTGTTTCTTTGATTTCAACGGACATTATAGACTCCGATATACTGTTAATATGAAATTCTCTGCGAAAGGAGGGAGTCGAACCCTCACACCGAAGTACCAGATCCTAAGTCTGGCGCGTCTGCCAATTCCGCCACTTTCGCGAACTTGGGAGCAAATTTAGAAAATTTCGCCCAAGACAAAAAGGGAAATCCTGTTCCGCGGGTCTAATTCCGTGAAAGAACCTTGATGTCTTCGCGCGTGATATACTTCGCGAATACTATGTACAGCAGTTCCGCAACCGCGGTTACGCCCATGAGCCACAGGGGGAGCGAGCCTTCCACAAAGAACCAGACCACCGCGGGCAGCAGCAGCACGTGTATTCCCGCCGTCTTGAAAATATGGCGGCGCATCTCGGGAGGCACGCACAGGAACAGGAACACGAATATTCCCACTTCAGAAAGAATCTTGGCCACAGCCGCCCCCGAAACCTGGAACGCGGGAACCAACAGCAGGTTGGAAGCGATATTCACGACACCCGCCACGATGGCAAGCGCCAGATACCTCTTGCGGGACTGGGAAATCAGCCATTCGCTCCACGGGACGGAATAGAACGAGAGCACCAGCCAGCACGCAAACAAGATTAGGACCTTCGGCGGGTCGAATTCCATATCCACGGGAACCACCACCGAGAAGAACATTTCCGAAAAGCACATGGTGCCGAACAGGAAGGCCGCGCTGAGCAGCCCCAATACCTTGTGGGAACAGAATACCAGTTCGCTGCGGGCATCCGTCGCGTTCGCCTCCTTCAGGCGCGCAAGCTGGCGACGCAGCGGGATACTCAGGCTGCTCCCCAGCACAAAGATGAACATCGCGTAGCGGAAGCAGTAATCGTAGATGCCCACGGCCGCGTTGCCCACAAAATACTTCAGCACGAAGATGTCGAAGTTCTGGTGGAAGAGCAGCAAGGACGAAGAAACGAACAGGATGAGGGAGCCCCTGTAGCAGCTCATGGCGCCGCGCAGTTCCTGCCTGGAGGGCGGGCCGAACCGGAATTCCTTCTTGGGGCCTATAATCCAGAGGACGAACGTGGCGAGGATTTCGGTACCCACGTCGAGAATCACGAAGTTCTCGATGGAAGGCATGCTGACCACGAGCATCACGCCCAGAATCGCGATTTGCCGTACGGTCTGGACCAGCGGCGAATAGGCGGTATAGCCCTTGCGCGAAAGGAACCAGTCGAAATTGAAGGGCTTCAAGAAGAGCTGCAGGAGGTACGCCTTCAGGATGAACCCGCTGGAAATGTCGAACAGGCAGGTAGCACCCGCCGCGAGAGCGAACATCGCAAGAATCAGGAACCCGCGGAC contains:
- a CDS encoding co-chaperone YbbN is translated as MKFYEKSFVKCVAAFAMAVVFVAGGFTYASAKDADEDIKIVKINDNNFEREILKSKKPVILEISSTSCPPCLIMIPTLIGIAKNYPDIKVASVGIDEPGIEKVKASLPIQAFPTFFLIKNGQIVNRLVGAVKEGELLSALQYTPKKNVNANKKPKKNPHKNLVCKVNGQFNGLQNLVKISFVFGDYEIENVDIVTDVFVPPEMSSKREQMMAHIRASGKGEVTPTMTGFQMHIDNDCRFMKAMDMKRTSTYGEMRAGLELQGFTCE
- a CDS encoding LysR family transcriptional regulator, translating into MTLQQLRYAIGIAETGSFNKAAEKLYISQPSLTAAIRDLEEEMNILIFNRTSRGVTLTNEGEEFIAYARELYHHYEIVLDKYGKIGKRKKKFAVSTQHYSFAVKSFVETVKKFDTEKYEFAIRETRTREVIEDVASFKSDIGILYLSDFNRKVIQSLLNARDLAFHKLIECKAYVYLWKGHPLANQPFITFEQLADYPCLSFEQGDNSSFYFAEEILSTSEYNRTIKANDRATMLNLMIGLNGYTLCSGIICEELNGSDYLAVPFKDKSAEAHRVMEIGYISKRNMLLGLVGERYVEELQNYLSKCERAE
- a CDS encoding alpha/beta hydrolase, producing MNYLIVPGLNNSGPKHWQSFWAKSLPNAVRVEQRDWANQQKEEWIETLDKAVAQLGSDTIIVAHSLGVATTVLWLAKKFAEKNVPAHIKGAFLVSPSDVDNIEVIHSFAPMPLVKLPVPAAVVASDNDEFVTIERSEFFADAWGAHLFRAGALGHINSDSDLKEWEQGRAFLAEFEKSI
- a CDS encoding Rrf2 family transcriptional regulator, whose product is MRISTKGRYALRVMIDLARNGKDGFVKLQELSARQQISEKYLEGILGALVRGKLLEGVRGKGGGYRLNVRPEDCSVWQILSLMETSVAPVSCLDDEVNKCSRAKSCVTLPVWKELDTMIRDYLDNVKLDQFVRNTPESEGKIPDGKNWNCGL
- a CDS encoding DNA-deoxyinosine glycosylase — translated: MSSKNSRTLVTHEFPALYDRDSRVLLLGSIPSPKSREQGFYYGHPQNRFWKVLAAVLGEAVPETIPQKKAMLKKHHIALWDVLESCTIVGASDTSIEDVVPNKISELVQATHVERIFCTGATAHKLFQKYCAQDVGIDAEKLPSTSPANCAVSFEKLVEAYRKIL
- a CDS encoding DUF2442 domain-containing protein, which codes for MLHVIDAKYIGDYKISVVFDDGCRCIADFEGVVKSDHRPVVQQLSNLDLFKDFKVQANTVVWGNGVDFAPEFIKELG
- a CDS encoding DUF4160 domain-containing protein, whose protein sequence is MPELCRFLGIIIQMYFNDHMPPHFHAIYNDLEGVFELSTLEMLEGNLPARVRGLVVEWASLHRQDLMDNWNSLTQTGEYKKIAPLV
- the rsmA gene encoding 16S rRNA (adenine(1518)-N(6)/adenine(1519)-N(6))-dimethyltransferase RsmA, producing the protein MDRARRRKFGQNFLDVPTAQMIAGDLPAEAGEHVLEIGPGHGALTEHLLDRAVELTAVEIDEQCVEFLQEKFRGRENFHIVNIDFLKFDLQAFLDAHEKPWVTGNLPYNVSTAIIAGLMPRLHLTKGFMGMVQLEVAERICAAPCSSNYGSLSVLVSAFADTQILRKIGPEHFTPRPNVDSATMLLTPKECPLAAPEGYFDFVRAAFTQKRKTLANSFGRAYDKKKIQEAIELLDYPTTVRAEELSPAQFLEFYKVIVG
- a CDS encoding YggS family pyridoxal phosphate-dependent enzyme, yielding MEFTLEEMREHLAALEARIGEACKIAGRSRESVKLVWVSKFHPAEAVENAIALGATDFGENRVQEAELKFSEPRMAKDGSRVRCHVIGPVQSNKLKKAAIVADCIHSIASIEAVEKLEKVCAALPGENGAGKILDILFQVNAGEEETKSGLDVHEAEAFLESLAARGETAFPHLRFRGLMTIGKNTGVAEDSRECFAFLRALQQKFLAKGGAFAHFDQLSMGMTGDLEVAIEEGSTMIRVGTALFGERDYSKPVNDPV